The DNA region TGCTTCCCATAAAGATATTGACATAGAAAAAGAAATCAATGATTTAATTGATGAAATCTATGCTGAACTAAATTCTGAAGAAGAATAAATTATTGCATTTTAAAACCGGAATTTGCGTTCCGGTTTTTGTTTGCAATTTTTTATTCGCCTGGATATTGTTCTTCTTCCTCTGACATATCACCGGAAACTTGGTCTTGCCAATCTTCGAAGATTTCTTTTAATTCTTCAGCGCGAGGATCGGATTCAATATCAATTGGAATCAAACGATTTTCTTCGTTTGCTTCAAGTGGAATAACTGTGATTTCAGAATCTTGATCATCAAAATCACCAAAAGCACAATAATAAATTGTTTTTCCATCTAAATCTGTGTGAAAAAGGAAAAGTCCTTTATATTCTTCACCAGTTTCTTCATCGATAAAACTGATGGTACGATCATGATCATGTCCTTCACAATCTGGACAATCGCATTCTTCACCAATTTCTGGATGATCATGATGGTGTCCACAGCAGCATTCATCTTCATGATGTTCATGATGGTGTCCGCAACAACATTCATCTTCTTCATGATCGTGTTCACAACCACATTTTTCTTCTTCTAATAACATTTATGTACCTCTCTTTTGGTATAGTGTAACAAATAAAATGAAAAAATGCCATCTATTAGCTCGTTATTTTCTAATAGAGGCATTTTTATTATTTACTTTAATTTATCTTCAAACAAATTGAAGGCTTCGGTAATATTATCGGATTTTTCAAATCCACCAAAAGCCAAATCTGGTCTACCACCACCAGATCCTCCTAAGACTTTGGCAACTTCTTTAACTATGTCTCCTGCGCGGATAACTTTTGTTAAATCACTGCTTAAAGCAACGCAGAATTCAGATTTTCCTTGACGTTTAGATATGAGTAAAATTGCATTTGATGGTTCAGCAATAATGTTTTTAGCAATTTCCATCATTTGATTATGTGTTAAATCATCAAAGCATTTAGCAACAACTTTACGGCCATTAATTTCTTTTCTATCAGCTTTTATAACACTGGTATATAAGCCAGCAATCTTGCTTTCAAGAACTGCTTGATTCTTTCTAAATTCATCATTAGCTGCAATTTGACTCTTTAATTTATCGGTAATTTCTTTACGGGAATTAACTTTTAATAAAGAAGCTATTTCATTGAGTTTATCTTCTTCAATAGATCTAAATTCATAGGCTTTAAATCCAGTATAAGCAACTATTCTTTTTACACCAGCTGCAATAGTTTCATAGCTTGCTATAGCAAAATTTAAAATATCAGCAGTATTTGAAACATGGGTTCCACCACAGAATTCTTTTGAATAATCTCCAAATGTTACAACGCGGACTACATCATCATATTTTTCATTGAATAATGCCATAGCACCAAGCTTTAAAGCTTCTTCTTTATTCATGATATTAGTCTTTTCTGGAATACCTTTTAAGATAATTTCATTAACTCTTCTTTCAACTATACGAAGTTCTTCAAAAGATAATTTTCCATCATAAGAGAAGTCAAAACGAAGTTCGTTATCATTGACATAGCTACCTTCTTGGTGAACAGCATCTCCTAATAACTCTTGCAAAGCTTTTTGTAAAATATGAGTTGCGGAGTGGTTTCTCATGATTAAATGACGGCGAGCATAATCTGGTTTTAAAGTAAATTCATCACCAACTTTAATAGAGCCATAAGCTAATTCAACATGATGTAAGAATTGTTTATGGTTAGCTTTTGTAACATCAAGGACATTAGCTTCAGCAGAATCACTAGTTATAACACCAGTATCAGCAACTTGACCACCACTTTCTGCATAGAATGTTGTTTGATCAAAGATAACTTCACCATTTTCTGTTATTTCATCAACTTTATTACCATCGATAAATGTTCCAATAACTTTGGCTTTTAATTCTGGAACTTCTTCATAAGTAAAGGTGCTTGGAGTTAAGAAATTGATAAGATCTTGGCTTTGTTTTCCGAAAGATTTTCTATCTCCTCTTGCAAGTCTAGCCTTTTCTTTTTGTCTTTCTAATGCTTCTTTGTAGCCTTTTTCATCAACTGTTTTACCTTCATCTTCAGCATATTCTTTTGTTAAATCAAATGGAATACCATAAGTATCAGAAAGCATAAAGGCAACTTCACCAGGAAGAACTTTATCACATTTAGCAAGTTCATCTTTAACACGTTTTTCACCGCTAGCAATAACAGTATTAAATTTATCAATTTCACTGGTGATCATCTTTTTAACACGATCTTTTTGTTCTTGAAGATATGGATAATAATGTTCCATATTCTTGCAGACTTCATCGACTAAGCCAGGAAGATTTTTAGTATCAATATTCAAATGTTTTGCTTGTA from Firmicutes bacterium CAG:345 includes:
- a CDS encoding cadmium-exporting ATPase (product inferred by homology to UniProt), whose product is MLLEEEKCGCEHDHEEDECCCGHHHEHHEDECCCGHHHDHPEIGEECDCPDCEGHDHDRTISFIDEETGEEYKGLFLFHTDLDGKTIYYCAFGDFDDQDSEITVIPLEANEENRLIPIDIESDPRAEELKEIFEDWQDQVSGDMSEEEEQYPGE
- a CDS encoding alanine--tRNA ligase (product inferred by homology to UniProt), with the translated sequence MKYMTSDQIRDTWLKFFKSKGHFIEPSASLIPHNDPTLLWINSGVAALKKYFDGTEQPPHRRITNAQKAIRTNDIENVGRTARHHTFFEMLGNFSIGDYFRSEVIPWAVELLTGEENFGFPVEKLYITYHPSDLASKELWMKCGIPEDHLVPLESNFWEVGPGPSGPDTEIYFDRGEKYDPEHRGIVMLQNDEDNDRYIEIWNIVFSQYNAEPGVKPRSQYKELPQKNIDTGAGLERFACVIQGTETNFETDLFMPYIKYLEGFASYAYEGKYKYSYKVIADHIRTLTFALADGALFSNEGRGYVLRRLVRRLILQAKHLNIDTKNLPGLVDEVCKNMEHYYPYLQEQKDRVKKMITSEIDKFNTVIASGEKRVKDELAKCDKVLPGEVAFMLSDTYGIPFDLTKEYAEDEGKTVDEKGYKEALERQKEKARLARGDRKSFGKQSQDLINFLTPSTFTYEEVPELKAKVIGTFIDGNKVDEITENGEVIFDQTTFYAESGGQVADTGVITSDSAEANVLDVTKANHKQFLHHVELAYGSIKVGDEFTLKPDYARRHLIMRNHSATHILQKALQELLGDAVHQEGSYVNDNELRFDFSYDGKLSFEELRIVERRVNEIILKGIPEKTNIMNKEEALKLGAMALFNEKYDDVVRVVTFGDYSKEFCGGTHVSNTADILNFAIASYETIAAGVKRIVAYTGFKAYEFRSIEEDKLNEIASLLKVNSRKEITDKLKSQIAANDEFRKNQAVLESKIAGLYTSVIKADRKEINGRKVVAKCFDDLTHNQMMEIAKNIIAEPSNAILLISKRQGKSEFCVALSSDLTKVIRAGDIVKEVAKVLGGSGGGRPDLAFGGFEKSDNITEAFNLFEDKLK